From a single Anaerolineales bacterium genomic region:
- a CDS encoding DUF58 domain-containing protein has protein sequence MKTSLRLNAKLLPLVGLLALLMQIIDPSRAWVILLVGIGGTWIICRFWARGLARSLGFERELRYGWAQVGDRLEERFTLTNSFFLPATWVAVDDHSNLPDHNSSVATGVDGNGRSQWRILSQCTRRGVYTLGGATLESGDPFGVYTVTLEDRSSSTLAVMPPVVSLPKFKILSSGQAGEDRSRYRMVADAVNASHTREMTPNDPLRLVHWKTTARRNKFYIRQSEETPAGDWWILLDLHDASQLGAGWHSTEEHGVILAASLAAQGLSDGHPVGLAVNGSGSAWHVPRRNEHQQRALLKSLATASPAGMNLKEYLARMARSFGAHCSLLVVTACTEPEWVAALAPLMWRGVMPTVFLFDPPTFGGVTDGKPVLDGLRMLGVPCHVIPREFLDKPQARPGHAGEWDWRITATGKAVPVRVPDAEWRRLA, from the coding sequence GTGAAGACCAGCCTGCGCCTGAACGCAAAACTACTTCCCCTTGTCGGCTTGCTGGCGCTCTTGATGCAGATCATCGACCCCTCGCGCGCCTGGGTCATTTTGCTGGTCGGCATCGGCGGGACGTGGATCATCTGCCGCTTCTGGGCGCGCGGACTGGCGCGGTCACTGGGCTTTGAACGCGAACTGCGCTACGGCTGGGCGCAGGTGGGAGACCGCCTGGAGGAACGCTTCACACTGACCAATTCATTCTTCCTGCCCGCCACCTGGGTGGCGGTGGACGATCATTCCAACCTGCCCGACCATAATTCGTCGGTCGCCACCGGCGTGGACGGGAACGGGAGATCGCAATGGCGGATCCTCAGTCAATGCACGCGGCGCGGCGTGTACACGCTGGGCGGGGCGACGCTCGAAAGCGGCGATCCCTTCGGCGTATACACCGTAACGCTGGAAGACCGCTCGTCCTCCACGCTGGCGGTCATGCCGCCGGTGGTGTCCCTGCCGAAATTCAAGATCCTCTCGAGCGGGCAGGCGGGCGAAGACAGGTCGCGCTATCGCATGGTCGCAGATGCGGTCAACGCCTCCCATACCCGCGAAATGACCCCGAACGATCCCCTGCGGCTGGTGCATTGGAAAACGACCGCGCGCCGTAACAAGTTTTACATCCGTCAATCGGAGGAAACGCCCGCCGGTGACTGGTGGATATTGCTGGACCTGCACGACGCATCCCAACTCGGCGCAGGCTGGCACTCGACCGAGGAGCATGGTGTCATCCTTGCCGCCTCGCTCGCCGCCCAGGGCTTGAGCGACGGTCATCCCGTCGGGCTGGCGGTCAATGGGAGCGGATCCGCGTGGCATGTGCCGCGCCGCAACGAACACCAGCAGCGCGCCCTGCTGAAATCGCTGGCGACCGCCTCGCCTGCGGGCATGAATTTAAAAGAATATCTGGCGCGGATGGCAAGATCGTTCGGCGCGCATTGCAGCCTGCTGGTCGTGACGGCATGCACCGAACCGGAATGGGTCGCGGCGCTCGCGCCGCTGATGTGGCGCGGAGTCATGCCGACCGTCTTTCTGTTCGATCCGCCCACGTTCGGCGGCGTCACGGACGGCAAACCTGTCCTGGACGGACTGCGGATGTTGGGCGTGCCGTGCCATGTCATCCCGCGGGAATTTTTGGACAAGCCCCAAGCAAGACCCGGTCACGCCGGTGAATGGGATTGGCGCATCACCGCCACGGGCAAGGCGGTGCCGGTCCGCGTGCCGGATGCGGAATGGCGGAGGCTGGCATGA
- a CDS encoding tetratricopeptide repeat protein, translated as MPPDLPKTTIKFITALLKHQAKLWLGEDAAGIAAGTLIDEDLQKRLDDWLAADQTAKQLLDAAEQAHVYVQDKANCPDADLRGAFHGMRFDNLPSVQAALTELPGALDSKKLQSLLHKAFTRDLPNLTPAQHAEGARIYTDALLRSVGKLEKFAIPLLINNTFDIKQTQQTQNVKLESIEGKQDKLLSLIEKPLSFPSTPSPTLPGDLPIGSHLPFPRNGYFTGRTADLEKLAEALLDDHQPGVVINQAVTGMGGLGKTQLAVEFAYEYGHRFQGVHWLDLRETGTLESQIALCGSKMGLLNFPPTLPEQAEAARQEWMRNGPRLLILDNFEEIEATNEVLARLRHSGLRLLITSRRADWSASLGLGRLPLDEFSLQESLDFLRNYIPAERESEEELGKLADHLGYLPLALELAGRYLELQPRLKIGAYLAQLEKALEHRSMQNWKAERKSLTGHDLSLLQTFAQSWEQVQDGNARTLFIACGYCAPNTLIPFSILEAALGDEKDACDECLSDLIGLGLLKAGPSIHPLLAQFARGLDVEDTHLRSFSEALAELATQTNNAADQAGNYTLFTPLLPHVREAAERAEPASLEPAGRLWNSLGYHIKELADYAGARSAYERALRIDEATYGPDHPSVARDVNNLGLVLQDLGDHAGARSAYERALRIFEKQLGEDHPNVATLVNNLGGVLQDLGDHAGARSAYERALRIDEATYGPDHPSVARDVNNLGGVLKELGDHAGARSAYERALRIDEATYGPDHPSVARDVNNLGFVLKELGDHAGARSAYERALRIDEATYGPDHPSVAIRVNNLGGVLQDLGDHAGARSAYERALRIFEKQLGADHPNVATLVNNLGGVLKDLGDHAGARSAYERAVKIWEAAFGPEHPQVATGVNNLGNVLQDLGDHAGARSAFERALRIDEATYGPDHPQVATGVNNLGSVLQDLGDHAGARSAFERAVKIWEAAFGPEHPQVATGVNNLGNVLQDLGDHAGARSAFERAVKIWEAAFGPEHPQVATGVNNLGFVLKALGDHAGARSAYERALRIDEATYGPDHPSVAIRVNNLGLVLKDLGDHAGARSAFERAVKIWEAAFGPEHPQVATGVNNLGLVLKDLGDHAGARSAFERALKIFEKYLPPEHPNVKIVRGNLESL; from the coding sequence ATGCCGCCTGACCTGCCAAAAACCACGATAAAGTTCATCACCGCCTTGCTCAAGCATCAGGCGAAATTATGGCTGGGGGAAGATGCCGCCGGCATTGCCGCAGGGACTTTGATCGATGAGGACCTGCAAAAGCGGCTGGATGATTGGCTTGCAGCCGACCAGACCGCCAAACAATTGCTCGATGCCGCAGAACAGGCGCACGTTTACGTGCAAGACAAAGCGAACTGCCCCGATGCAGATTTGCGCGGAGCGTTCCACGGCATGCGCTTTGATAACCTGCCCTCCGTGCAAGCCGCATTAACCGAACTGCCGGGGGCGTTGGACTCGAAGAAACTGCAATCGCTCTTGCACAAAGCTTTTACCCGCGACCTTCCAAATCTCACACCCGCGCAACATGCAGAAGGCGCACGCATCTACACCGATGCACTCCTGCGTTCAGTTGGCAAACTGGAAAAGTTCGCCATTCCCCTTCTCATCAACAATACATTTGACATTAAACAAACCCAGCAAACGCAAAATGTAAAACTTGAATCAATCGAGGGTAAACAAGATAAATTACTTTCATTGATTGAAAAACCTTTATCCTTTCCATCTACCCCCTCCCCCACCCTGCCCGGTGACCTGCCGATCGGTTCTCACCTGCCGTTCCCGCGCAATGGATATTTCACAGGTAGAACCGCGGACTTGGAGAAACTGGCAGAGGCTCTTTTGGATGACCATCAGCCGGGCGTGGTCATCAACCAGGCTGTGACCGGCATGGGCGGACTTGGCAAAACACAGCTGGCGGTCGAGTTTGCATACGAATACGGGCATCGTTTTCAGGGCGTGCACTGGCTGGACCTGCGCGAAACAGGGACGCTGGAATCGCAGATCGCCTTGTGCGGCTCGAAGATGGGACTGCTTAATTTCCCGCCGACCCTGCCGGAACAGGCGGAAGCGGCGCGGCAGGAATGGATGCGGAATGGACCGCGCCTGCTGATCTTGGATAACTTCGAAGAGATCGAAGCCACCAACGAAGTGCTGGCGCGGCTGCGTCACAGCGGCTTGCGGCTGCTGATCACATCCCGCCGCGCAGACTGGTCTGCCTCGCTGGGATTGGGGAGGCTCCCGCTGGACGAATTCAGCCTGCAGGAAAGCCTCGATTTTTTGCGGAATTACATCCCCGCAGAGCGTGAAAGCGAAGAAGAACTGGGAAAACTTGCCGATCATCTCGGTTACCTGCCGCTGGCGCTGGAACTGGCGGGACGCTACCTTGAACTCCAGCCGCGCCTGAAAATTGGCGCGTATCTTGCCCAACTCGAAAAAGCGTTGGAGCACAGGTCCATGCAGAACTGGAAGGCGGAACGCAAAAGCCTGACCGGACACGACCTGAGCCTGCTGCAGACCTTCGCCCAATCGTGGGAGCAGGTGCAGGACGGCAACGCGCGAACCCTGTTCATCGCTTGCGGGTACTGTGCGCCCAACACGCTCATCCCCTTCTCCATCCTGGAAGCCGCGCTCGGCGACGAGAAGGATGCCTGCGACGAATGTCTAAGTGATTTAATTGGCTTGGGCTTGCTGAAAGCAGGACCTTCCATCCACCCCCTGCTGGCACAATTTGCGCGCGGACTGGATGTAGAAGATACCCACTTGAGATCATTCAGCGAAGCATTGGCAGAACTGGCGACTCAGACAAACAATGCAGCAGATCAGGCTGGAAATTACACCCTGTTTACCCCACTCTTGCCGCATGTGCGTGAAGCGGCGGAACGGGCGGAACCCGCCTCGCTGGAACCTGCGGGACGGTTATGGAACAGCTTGGGCTATCACATAAAGGAATTGGCAGATTATGCCGGGGCGAGGTCCGCCTACGAGCGCGCCCTGCGCATCGACGAAGCGACCTATGGACCCGACCATCCCAGTGTCGCCAGAGACGTCAACAACCTGGGCTTAGTGTTGCAAGACCTGGGCGACCATGCCGGGGCAAGGTCCGCCTACGAGCGCGCCCTGCGCATTTTCGAAAAACAACTTGGAGAGGATCATCCAAATGTAGCGACGCTCGTCAACAACCTGGGCGGCGTGTTGCAAGACCTGGGCGACCATGCGGGTGCAAGGTCCGCCTACGAGCGCGCCCTGCGCATCGACGAAGCGACCTATGGACCCGACCATCCCAGTGTCGCCAGAGACGTCAACAACCTGGGCGGCGTGTTGAAAGAGCTGGGCGACCATGCCGGGGCAAGGTCCGCCTACGAGCGCGCCCTGCGCATCGACGAAGCGACCTATGGACCCGACCATCCCAGTGTCGCCAGAGACGTCAACAACCTGGGCTTCGTGCTGAAAGAGCTGGGCGACCATGCCGGGGCAAGGTCCGCCTACGAGCGCGCCCTGCGCATCGACGAAGCGACCTATGGACCCGACCATCCCAGTGTCGCCATCCGCGTCAACAACCTGGGCGGCGTGTTGCAAGACCTGGGCGACCATGCCGGGGCAAGGTCCGCCTACGAGCGCGCCCTGCGCATTTTCGAAAAACAACTTGGAGCAGATCATCCAAATGTAGCGACGCTCGTCAACAACCTGGGCGGCGTGTTGAAAGACCTGGGCGACCATGCCGGGGCAAGGTCCGCCTACGAGCGCGCCGTCAAGATCTGGGAAGCTGCTTTCGGACCCGAGCATCCACAGGTTGCAACGGGCGTCAACAACCTGGGCAACGTGTTGCAAGACCTGGGCGACCATGCCGGGGCAAGGTCCGCCTTCGAGCGCGCCCTGCGCATCGACGAAGCGACCTATGGACCCGACCATCCACAGGTTGCAACGGGCGTCAACAACCTGGGCAGCGTGTTGCAAGACCTGGGCGACCATGCCGGGGCAAGGTCCGCCTTCGAGCGCGCCGTCAAGATCTGGGAAGCTGCTTTCGGACCCGAGCATCCACAGGTTGCAACGGGCGTCAACAACCTGGGCAACGTGTTGCAAGACCTGGGCGACCATGCCGGGGCAAGGTCCGCCTTCGAGCGCGCCGTTAAGATTTGGGAAGCTGCTTTCGGACCCGAGCATCCACAGGTTGCAACGGGCGTCAACAACCTGGGCTTCGTGTTGAAAGCCCTGGGCGACCATGCCGGGGCAAGGTCCGCCTACGAGCGCGCCCTGCGCATCGACGAAGCGACCTATGGACCCGACCATCCCAGTGTCGCCATCCGCGTCAACAACCTGGGCTTAGTGTTGAAAGACCTGGGCGACCATGCCGGGGCAAGGTCCGCCTTCGAGCGCGCCGTCAAGATTTGGGAAGCTGCTTTCGGACCCGAGCATCCACAGGTTGCAACGGGCGTCAACAACCTGGGCTTAGTGTTGAAAGACCTGGGCGACCATGCCGGGGCAAGGTCCGCCTTCGAGCGCGCTTTGAAGATCTTCGAGAAATACCTTCCGCCCGAGCATCCGAATGTCAAGATCGTGCGCGGGAATCTCGAAAGCCTGTAA
- a CDS encoding tyrosine-type recombinase/integrase, with product MPDAPETRSATISDLMDAYLRTVERARSKHTKLAYKNALQIFRDVLAKRGMHPDSAPIETLAEDSFAKFVDHLNDYAPATEQLYLQAVKGFYLFVDAEKLIDVNQSRLTVLIRQRSRRTGTRIPQFPAEAIEQLLDIITDVEHLLTPADAENENLSDIKLRAYRDRAFLTTLADTGFRVHEACNLRRGDIDWHEGRAVIIGKGNKQAVVRFTSRSLQTIKDYLAQRAALDGNSGRQLSSLPLFARHDKGAGKKVKPITPTTGRNIVKERVAQLLGADLVGKITPHSFRHYFVTTVLRGTGNLKIAQELARHKNIQVTQRYTHLSNDELDKAYYEVFEKHTNQGKSSDEQT from the coding sequence ATGCCAGACGCCCCTGAGACAAGATCCGCCACGATTTCCGACCTGATGGACGCCTATCTGCGCACTGTGGAGCGTGCCCGCAGCAAGCACACAAAACTTGCGTATAAGAATGCCCTGCAAATTTTCCGCGATGTGCTGGCGAAACGCGGCATGCATCCCGACTCCGCCCCCATTGAAACACTGGCGGAAGATTCCTTCGCCAAATTCGTCGACCACCTCAACGACTACGCGCCCGCCACCGAGCAACTGTACCTGCAAGCCGTCAAGGGCTTCTACCTGTTCGTGGACGCTGAAAAATTGATCGATGTCAACCAATCGCGCCTGACGGTGCTTATACGACAGAGATCGCGGCGCACCGGCACGCGCATCCCACAGTTCCCTGCCGAAGCGATCGAGCAATTGCTCGATATCATCACCGACGTGGAACATCTGCTGACACCCGCCGATGCCGAAAATGAAAATTTGTCAGACATTAAGCTACGCGCATACCGTGACCGCGCCTTTTTGACCACTTTGGCGGATACCGGTTTCCGCGTGCATGAGGCGTGCAACCTGCGCCGCGGCGATATCGACTGGCACGAAGGACGCGCCGTCATCATCGGCAAAGGCAACAAGCAAGCCGTGGTGCGTTTCACCTCGCGCTCCCTGCAAACCATCAAGGATTATCTCGCCCAGCGCGCCGCTCTGGACGGAAACTCCGGCAGGCAGTTGAGTTCTCTGCCCCTCTTCGCCCGCCACGACAAAGGCGCGGGCAAAAAGGTCAAGCCGATCACGCCGACCACCGGGCGCAACATCGTCAAGGAGCGCGTGGCGCAATTGCTCGGTGCTGACCTGGTCGGCAAGATCACACCGCACTCCTTCCGTCATTATTTCGTCACCACCGTCCTGCGCGGCACCGGCAACCTTAAGATCGCGCAGGAACTTGCCCGCCACAAGAACATCCAGGTCACCCAGCGCTACACCCATCTTTCCAACGACGAACTCGACAAGGCATATTACGAAGTCTTCGAGAAACACACCAACCAAGGGAAGTCATCTGATGAGCAAACGTAA
- a CDS encoding aminotransferase class IV, whose amino-acid sequence MTAKGFHLTNDDMLPLEVRASTLDGITVQLPDGFYTTFSTLAGGSRVLGLQAHLDRLYVPAKDAGLRPSVDEQTLRQRIVELAREYLPRESRVRLMLTKNDGNVYLGIQPFIPLDESVYENGVHVITADLARHDPRIKGTDFITASAEQRKRVKDDIFEILLTKNGRILEGMTSNFYAVNHVVASREAAKQSFMRGGLLRAEDRRPRNDIKLITARHGILLGVTRKAVLRLARGQGMSIEYRAPRMDEGFKEAFLTSSSRGVVPIVMIDGKPVGEGRVGAWAKTLRKAYQAYVEERSEALR is encoded by the coding sequence ATGACTGCAAAAGGATTCCACCTCACGAACGACGATATGCTCCCGCTGGAGGTGCGCGCTTCCACCCTCGACGGGATCACGGTCCAACTGCCGGACGGCTTTTACACCACCTTCAGCACATTGGCGGGCGGGAGCAGGGTGCTTGGCTTGCAGGCACACTTGGACAGGTTGTACGTCCCTGCAAAGGACGCGGGCTTGCGCCCATCCGTGGATGAGCAGACTCTTCGTCAGCGCATTGTGGAACTGGCGCGGGAATACCTGCCGCGCGAATCGCGCGTGCGCTTAATGCTGACAAAGAACGATGGAAACGTGTATCTCGGTATTCAACCCTTCATTCCGCTGGATGAATCCGTGTATGAGAACGGCGTGCATGTCATCACCGCCGACTTGGCGCGGCACGACCCGCGCATCAAAGGCACGGACTTCATCACTGCAAGCGCGGAACAGCGCAAACGGGTCAAGGATGATATCTTCGAGATCCTGTTGACCAAAAACGGGCGGATACTGGAGGGGATGACGTCGAATTTTTATGCCGTCAACCATGTCGTTGCGAGCCGCGAAGCGGCGAAGCAATCTTTTATGCGCGGGGGATTGCTTCGTGCGGAAGATCGCCGCCCTCGCAATGACATTAAGTTGATCACCGCCCGTCACGGCATTTTGCTTGGGGTCACGCGCAAGGCAGTGCTGAGGCTGGCAAGGGGGCAGGGGATGTCCATTGAATACCGCGCGCCGCGCATGGATGAGGGATTCAAGGAAGCATTTCTCACATCCAGTTCGCGCGGCGTGGTACCGATCGTGATGATCGACGGCAAGCCGGTGGGGGAGGGGAGGGTCGGAGCGTGGGCGAAGACTCTCAGAAAAGCGTATCAGGCATACGTCGAAGAACGAAGCGAAGCATTGCGTTAG
- a CDS encoding protein kinase, with translation MKDPLIGTQLANYRIERLLGQGGMATVYFGEDVKLRRPVALKVLDSRYKNHPAYAKRFVNEARMMANWRHENIIQIYYSDDAQGVQFFAMEFVDGQDLSDVMESLHKRRQFMPAAEVLRIGNAVASALDYAHRHGVVHRDVKPSNILLSKDGRILLGDFGLALEVRDGSMGTVFGSAHYISPEQAKRSADAVPQSDLYSLGIILYEIFTGSVPFNDPSPESIALQHISTPPPKPRSLNSKLSSAVENVLLKALAKNPRDRYPSGAALMSALEQALASQPMMELPPLPAGVPAIQPNAAERNQRSAPAEQLPPTVRVDTPKRKRRFGLVFLLLFMAAGAAYFFINNDRLQMPDLSGILPREATSQPTLTSPPLAASTSTPEPVPATQTSAPPQPTVSAASPASTATVMPATLAASPTATVPVPTVLYPDGYSFSLIYNESSFYLLNRSIVRRSLSAFSFQRLDPDGNPMESAFQGYVWEKPNNKNLLPKYCVSIIVYGLDIPYLNPPDCEFGIVGVVQPRFDRPQGQIFWTELDGSNQFRILWLNKEIARCNAADGRCDFFLP, from the coding sequence ATGAAAGATCCGCTGATCGGGACCCAGCTTGCGAACTACCGCATCGAACGCCTGCTCGGACAGGGCGGCATGGCGACCGTCTATTTCGGCGAGGACGTCAAACTGCGCCGCCCCGTGGCGCTCAAAGTGCTGGACAGCCGCTACAAGAACCATCCCGCCTATGCCAAACGCTTCGTCAACGAAGCGCGTATGATGGCGAACTGGCGGCATGAGAACATCATCCAGATCTATTACTCGGACGATGCGCAGGGCGTCCAGTTCTTCGCGATGGAATTCGTGGACGGGCAGGACCTTTCCGATGTGATGGAATCCCTGCACAAGCGCAGGCAGTTCATGCCTGCCGCGGAAGTCCTGCGCATCGGCAATGCGGTTGCGAGCGCGCTCGACTACGCCCACCGGCACGGGGTCGTCCATCGCGACGTAAAACCTTCGAACATCCTGCTTTCGAAGGACGGACGAATCCTGCTCGGCGATTTCGGACTGGCGCTCGAGGTGCGCGACGGCTCGATGGGAACCGTCTTCGGGTCGGCTCACTACATTTCGCCCGAACAGGCAAAACGGTCGGCAGATGCGGTCCCGCAATCCGATCTGTATTCGCTGGGCATCATCCTGTATGAGATATTCACGGGTTCCGTCCCGTTCAACGATCCATCCCCCGAAAGCATCGCGTTACAGCATATTTCCACGCCGCCGCCCAAACCGCGCTCGCTCAACTCCAAGCTCAGTTCTGCCGTAGAGAACGTACTGCTCAAGGCGCTGGCAAAGAACCCAAGAGACCGCTACCCGTCCGGTGCGGCGTTGATGTCGGCATTGGAGCAGGCGCTTGCCTCCCAGCCGATGATGGAGCTTCCGCCCCTGCCCGCAGGCGTGCCAGCCATCCAACCCAATGCCGCGGAACGCAATCAAAGATCCGCGCCTGCGGAACAACTTCCGCCCACGGTGCGGGTGGACACCCCCAAACGCAAACGAAGATTTGGGCTGGTATTCTTGCTCCTGTTCATGGCGGCAGGCGCGGCATATTTTTTCATCAACAACGACCGGCTGCAGATGCCCGACCTGTCTGGAATCCTACCGCGTGAAGCGACTTCACAGCCGACCCTGACCTCCCCACCGCTCGCCGCATCCACGTCCACGCCGGAGCCTGTTCCAGCGACCCAAACATCCGCCCCGCCCCAGCCGACGGTCTCCGCCGCCAGCCCCGCGTCCACAGCGACCGTCATGCCCGCCACGCTGGCGGCATCCCCCACAGCGACCGTGCCTGTGCCAACGGTGCTATACCCGGACGGTTATTCATTTTCACTGATCTACAACGAATCGAGTTTTTACCTGCTCAACCGCTCGATCGTCCGCCGCAGTTTATCCGCTTTCTCCTTCCAGCGCCTGGACCCGGACGGAAACCCGATGGAGAGCGCCTTTCAAGGGTATGTCTGGGAGAAGCCCAACAACAAGAACCTGCTGCCCAAGTATTGCGTCAGCATCATCGTCTACGGCTTGGACATCCCCTACTTGAACCCGCCCGATTGCGAGTTCGGCATCGTGGGGGTCGTCCAGCCGCGCTTTGACCGCCCGCAGGGACAGATCTTTTGGACCGAACTGGACGGCTCCAACCAGTTCCGCATCCTGTGGCTGAACAAAGAGATCGCCCGCTGTAACGCTGCCGACGGGCGGTGTGATTTCTTCCTGCCGTAA
- a CDS encoding ABC transporter ATP-binding protein — translation MNTTTSSPYFDFRNALNANRLLGLWRMMTDYRFPYIAATAALAISALAKTSVYLLLRFFADSVLGDGVMLGSTMTQTFLWIGLGFILLAFVEGGGSFLSGRLAAYTAEGITRRLRDFLFDHIQRLSFSYHSTTPTGDLIERVTSDVDALRRFFAEQAIGVGRIILLFFINWFAILHINTELGWLSVIVIPPILLVSLWFFKRVTKAYEDYQAQEAILSTTLQENLTGVRVVKAFARQDYEKEKFDKDNWGKYIKGKFLLLMHSLFWPLSDIVLGAQMLFGFVYAALMAINGEISVGDYVAYVGLVVWLIFPIRNLGRIIVQTSTGMVSYQRLMDITKQAREDLDGGKVQPTGPVRGEIEFKDVSFMYSDGTHDVIKDVSFHIQPGQSIALLGSTGSGKTSLVNLLPRFHEYTGGQILLDGADLKDYPRKYLREQIGIVQQEPFLFSRSIRENILYGVGRKVTQAEIEAAAQAAAVHDVIIGFPDGYNTIVGEKGVTLSGGQKQRVTIARTILKNPKILILDDSTSSVDTETEASIRQALDDLMEHRTTFIIAHRIQSVMKADLILVLDKGKVVQKGTHAELLKDENGMYRRIYDIQTRIDEELENEIARAN, via the coding sequence ATGAACACTACCACCAGCTCCCCATATTTCGATTTCCGCAACGCGCTCAACGCGAACCGCCTGCTCGGTCTGTGGCGCATGATGACGGACTACCGCTTCCCTTACATCGCCGCGACCGCCGCGCTTGCCATTTCCGCGCTGGCGAAGACCTCGGTCTACCTGTTGCTGCGCTTCTTCGCCGACAGCGTGCTGGGAGACGGTGTGATGCTCGGCTCGACGATGACCCAGACCTTTTTATGGATCGGGCTGGGATTCATCCTGCTGGCGTTCGTGGAAGGCGGCGGCTCGTTCCTTTCGGGACGGCTGGCAGCTTACACCGCGGAGGGCATCACGCGCCGCCTGCGGGACTTCCTGTTCGACCACATCCAGCGTTTGAGCTTTTCGTATCACAGCACCACGCCGACGGGCGACCTGATCGAACGCGTCACCTCGGATGTGGACGCGCTTAGGCGCTTCTTCGCGGAGCAAGCCATCGGCGTCGGGCGCATCATCCTGTTGTTCTTCATCAACTGGTTCGCGATCCTGCACATCAACACAGAACTGGGCTGGCTGTCGGTCATCGTCATTCCGCCCATCCTGCTGGTCTCGTTGTGGTTCTTCAAGAGAGTGACGAAAGCCTACGAAGACTATCAGGCGCAGGAGGCGATCCTTTCCACGACGTTGCAGGAGAACCTGACCGGCGTGCGCGTGGTGAAAGCCTTCGCGCGGCAGGACTATGAAAAGGAGAAATTCGACAAGGACAATTGGGGCAAGTACATCAAGGGCAAATTCCTGCTGTTGATGCACTCGCTCTTCTGGCCCCTTTCGGATATCGTGCTCGGCGCGCAGATGCTGTTCGGTTTCGTCTATGCCGCCCTCATGGCGATCAACGGCGAGATCTCCGTCGGTGACTATGTGGCGTACGTCGGGCTGGTGGTCTGGCTGATCTTCCCGATCCGCAACCTCGGCCGCATCATCGTGCAGACCTCCACGGGCATGGTCTCGTACCAGCGCCTGATGGACATCACCAAACAGGCGCGCGAAGACCTCGATGGCGGCAAGGTCCAGCCGACAGGTCCGGTGCGCGGCGAGATCGAGTTCAAGGATGTCTCGTTCATGTATTCCGATGGGACGCATGACGTCATCAAGGACGTTTCGTTCCACATCCAGCCGGGGCAGTCGATCGCATTGCTCGGCTCGACGGGTTCGGGCAAGACCTCGCTGGTCAATTTACTGCCGCGCTTCCATGAGTACACCGGCGGGCAGATCCTGCTCGACGGCGCGGACTTGAAGGATTATCCGCGCAAGTATCTGCGCGAGCAGATCGGCATCGTACAGCAGGAGCCGTTCCTGTTCAGCCGCTCGATCCGCGAGAACATCCTGTATGGCGTGGGACGCAAAGTGACGCAGGCGGAGATCGAAGCCGCCGCGCAAGCCGCCGCCGTGCATGATGTCATCATCGGTTTCCCCGACGGCTACAACACCATCGTCGGCGAGAAGGGCGTGACGCTCTCCGGCGGGCAGAAACAGCGCGTGACCATTGCGCGCACCATCCTGAAGAACCCGAAGATCCTGATCCTGGACGACTCGACCTCCTCAGTGGATACCGAGACGGAAGCCTCCATCCGGCAGGCGCTGGACGACCTGATGGAACACCGCACGACCTTCATCATCGCGCACCGCATCCAGTCCGTGATGAAAGCGGACCTGATCCTTGTGCTGGATAAGGGCAAGGTCGTCCAAAAGGGAACCCATGCCGAACTGCTGAAAGATGAGAATGGCATGTATCGCAGGATCTATGACATCCAGACACGCATCGACGAGGAACTGGAGAACGAGATCGCAAGAGCGAATTGA